ttaccattaccgccctctaataccatataCCAAACAGGTCGTTAACACATTTATAAGGATTATGTTTGTATCATGATTATATATGTCACATCTTGCATTAAGGTTATGAGATGAAATCCAAATAAAGAAAACAtctaactaataaaaaaaggaTGGCGCAAATAATTAGAGAATTATAGACTTTTTCTAATTATAAGGTAGATTGACAGAATGAAAGAGTTAGGTAAAATTAAACTTCAGACCTTTTTTGAAAAATGGtatttactatatatatctTTCAACTGAGACGAAATTCAATTTTTGAGACTATTGGTGGTTATTAGAGTGGGTGGTAAAGCcatataactaattaataagTAGAATGCCAAAAAATGCAGTGTGTTCAACAGGGAAAAAGCAGTCACCAGTGGATATAAATACATATGAAGCTGTACTCAACAATACCTTAAAACCCCTTGATAGAGATTACAATGTTCAAAAGGCTACTTTAGTCTCTGATGGAAAACATGTTGAGGTTTTTAATTCTCACAAACTAATACTAgtctttatcttatttttttgcATAATATATTAAACATATGTGCATTCTAATCTTAATTAGGGTTTATTTAGGTCatgatttaaattatttaaattgaaaattatatttatattgaattataaaacacaaaaaatatcAGCTGAGTTATAATGTACTTATTTACCCACCTTAGAGACTTATATGCTAATATTATGAATTTAACCAGAAAACAAACACCATAAAAAACTTCACATAATTAAAAAGTGTACATAATTTAAACAACTACTTTATCATCCATTATAATctaataaaagcaaaaaaaaataataataaccctTCAATTTAACGAGTCATATAATTTAGCATAGTAAGTCTCATATTATTTGTCGCATACATGGCATATGAATACTCTACTCAATACTTCAGATCTTGAATCCAAAAATCTATATACCTATATTctatatacaatatactaaaacAAAGCACAACTGATATAAATaactcaaaaaattaataagttgTCATCTTCTTATAAGATTTTTTCCCTCCTTTAAGAAAAGATAATGTCGTCGAATAAGAATGACTGTAGGAATCTTAAATGTTAAGGATGATTAAAGATGATTAATTTGATCATCATTAAAAACTTTAGTTGGGACTATAACatatactattaaaatttaaaaaacaatataataaatagtgttatgtaaTAAAGATGCACAAATAATTATCTTTGATATTCAATTTACAAAGCACCATTgatctatatttatatttaaaaaaaaaaacattcattcatttataaattgattatattatttttaaatatgctttaaaaaaattcacaaaaattctAATTATATTACACTCATAGATACAATTTATAATGGCCCACtgctttatcattattataatgataactataaaaaaaactttacattccatttttcataaatgtaataaaatatGTATTAAGAAATAAGTTAAATAAATGTAATATTATGCTGgatttattcaatttattttttacattaaaataaaaaaaaaaaaatcgtacATCACACCGGAATTATCTTGTAATAATGTAATATTCTAATACACATATACGTGCAATGTACGTAGATTTCATTTGTCAGCAGTGGTGGATTAAAAATTGAAGGCAAAGTGTACAACTTAAAAAAACTTGAGTTTCATACTCCATCGGAGCATCTTCTTAACAGCATCCCGTAAGTGTTcactattaatttgatattgataaTTGCATTCCAACAATCTTGGaaattttatttcctaaaaatatattttttgtactttctcagtttcaaattaattgcaactttagaaaaataacattatttatttatcatttttaatttgtgattattttataattcataagttaaaacataaacaaatgagatcttatttgattcgtctcattgtaaaaattattaatattaaattattataattttttattaaaaataattagagatattaaaaattaaattagtgtattggaCTACGTAAAAAAGCAAACATTACAAGTATAATTGTTTGACATTTTGTGGGCAAACGTGGGTAACATTCAAAGATGTGTCAGTAATTCCAACGGTATGTGTTAATAGTAAATTTAACTTAGAATTTccaacaattaatttaatttttacagaTAAAGTAATTTctgattaattaaaattttcattagtatttattttgatatCAACCAAAGGAGCTTTAAGTCATGCAGATGCaggttaaataattaaaagctAATTAAACTCATCAAATTTAACCATGCGTGCTAGATATGCCGCAGAGCTACAACAAGTACATGAAGCTGCAGATGGCAGCCGCGCAGTGGTGGCGATTCTCTTCAAACATGGCCCACCTAGTCCATTTATTGACACGGTCAGTATCATAAAAAGGCAAGCTAATGAACGCCTGCCTTGAGATCTTCGtttgcaaaaataaatatagttaTTCATATTCTTttcgtttaaatattttatttttttaaagagagaaatttaattaagatttttaaaatatatatagatgataaaataatcTGTGTgaaatctcgttagattcgtctagttactatatattttttaatttaaattttttataattttttatgatgcgtatttcgagttattaagacttaaaatttactttgaaaactgtacaaaaagtaaatgagaaaaacaaaaaagaacgatGAAAGTATATTTGGAAGTGTAAATCAGAAAATTACAAACccaaagataaaaataataaaagttttttgagagagaaataataatattttaaatgcgtgatttatgattattaaatgagaaaaaaaattaaaaataaacataatttatatgtttgttaaGGGTTTTGGGAGGAGCTTGTTAGCAGCACGATCCttataaaaatacaataaattttatagtgattaattttaaatattaataaaaattcatgcattagtaaaaaaaaaaggtgtctttgtaatttattcataaattaaagTTCATAATTGATTAGAGTTAATTAATGGGTTATTATTCAGTTAATGCCAATGTTGGAAGAGGTAGCTAAGAAGGCATgtaaagatgaagaaagaatagaGATGCCCAAGTTTGAAATGATAAACTTAAGGAAATGGCCCCGTGACTATTACAGATATCATGGTTCTCTCACTTCTCCTCCTTGTCATGAAAATGTCCTTTGGAATGTCCTTTGCGAGGtattttttacaataatatcattaattatatatttattataatatatttcttGTATATATTTGATATGtacataattatattaattcatTCGTTTCTTTTTTCTGTACttatattcttattcttattgtaagTAAATATTGAGAATCTcactaataataagaaaaaaaaaaataataataataataataataaggaaaaaaaactaaatttggaTTCATCTAAAACGGTCAAGTCGATAATTTGACCTTGAAATCAATTCGagtctaaaataaataaataaatcaataaataactCACATTATTCGAGTTAAAATTActaatttagattttaaaattttaattactatcTTACCAATAATATTTAACAAAAAGCCTTTACTAATAAAATGTAATATGAAAAATCTAAAATGAACTTGACTAGATTAAGCCTAAAAAATCTAgacaatgataaaaaaaatctagatAAGAAGTACAAAAATTAAGACCTCTAGAGATATGTAGAGTAATGTGTAACAAACTTTTATTTAAACTCCCTGcattttagtataaatagattGTTTGGCTTACTATAGAGAAGAGGTTGTTTGGCTTACTAGAGAAAGAGTGCACCAATCATATGCCTGAGTGCACAAGAAATATACACCTTAAAATGAGAGGTGTGAAAGATAAGTGAGACATGAGTTCACAGCTCAAAGCTCACATAAAAACATAATTGAAGAGGGTATATGTGGAGAACAAGTGTCCCACCAAAATTACTTTTGTATAGATTATGATTCAATCAAATATTTGTATTCACTaaatataatacaatatttatttggTCCTACAAGTTCCGCATGCATCTAAAACTTCTATcatttactccctcctattcttctaaagtgtctcatttccttatttggtcaagtcaccttaaatgtcttatttttattttgagtatatTAACTTTACCAATTTATCCCTACTAAACTTAACCTTCTCACACTTTTACACATACTAACCCCACTTTAcctctattaaaatttaaaaatactacacttttttcttttatatgtgATCTCATTTAACCATctgaaaaataatgaaaagtcAAATAGAACACATTGGGTAAACAGAAGTGAGTATTAGTTAaacatcaataaataaatagtctCATATTCTTTGCTCGGCCCTGATACTAATTTTTCCACCGTGAAAATGATAGGCGAAAACAATATCAGTGGAACAAGTAGCTGCACTCCAAGCTCCACTTTGTGAAGAGAACAAGAATAACGCGAGGCCCGAGCAGCCATTGAATGGAAGAATTATCCAAACATATGATGAGGTTTAAGATATTTATTAATAGCTAATTAATCTGGTAAGAGATCGTATTTCGATAAGACGATCTCAACATAtgaaatttatttgttaataattGGTATTAGTTGGGCCAGCGAAAAACGTTTCATACAATgtaatttattgtattttatggttttttgtacttttttttGTGTACTTTTTTTGTCAATATTTCTCACttgttttcaaaaaaattgtgattttattatTGCCAAATATTGCATTTTGCTTTCAATTAATTAGATCTGGAAAAAATGACATAAAGAAAATAACATTTTTAGAGTGTGTATCACTGAATATTGATTCCTATTTCAAACAAGGTTATATATTCAGAATGCTATACATCTTAAATGATATTACTTCTATGATTCCAACATTAATTATTGTTTGTGACTTAGCTTTATgattgtttttaatatttctttgGATTGTTATTACTCTTTGTGgtgtttaataaaaaaattttaaattgattttggacttaTTGGTTGGACAAAAAGTTAAAA
The sequence above is drawn from the Amaranthus tricolor cultivar Red isolate AtriRed21 chromosome 5, ASM2621246v1, whole genome shotgun sequence genome and encodes:
- the LOC130812828 gene encoding alpha carbonic anhydrase 1, chloroplastic-like; the encoded protein is MDLYSIFLFFFGASSLFIPALASGTPDVCSTGKKQSPVDINTYEAVLNNTLKPLDRDYNVQKATLVSDGKHVEISFVSSGGLKIEGKVYNLKKLEFHTPSEHLLNSIPYAAELQQVHEAADGSRAVVAILFKHGPPSPFIDTLMPMLEEVAKKACKDEERIEMPKFEMINLRKWPRDYYRYHGSLTSPPCHENVLWNVLCEAKTISVEQVAALQAPLCEENKNNARPEQPLNGRIIQTYDEV